The following coding sequences are from one Abditibacteriaceae bacterium window:
- a CDS encoding Dabb family protein: MVEHLVWFKLKENVSQDEISAMLDGLRALKGQIDGIEHLACGVDFSGRSAGYQIGLVVRFSSRAALETYGPHPLHQAFVERFKALWNDVRALDFEA, encoded by the coding sequence ATGGTTGAACATCTGGTGTGGTTTAAGCTGAAAGAGAACGTATCTCAAGACGAAATCTCCGCAATGCTCGACGGCTTGCGCGCGTTGAAAGGACAAATCGACGGCATCGAGCACCTTGCGTGCGGCGTCGATTTTTCTGGTCGCTCGGCGGGCTATCAAATCGGATTGGTGGTGCGCTTCAGTTCGCGCGCGGCGCTTGAAACTTATGGGCCGCATCCATTGCATCAAGCATTCGTTGAGCGATTCAAAGCGCTGTGGAACGATGTCCGCGCCCTCGACTTTGAAGCATAA
- a CDS encoding inositol monophosphatase family protein encodes MNQLPFQSEDAVAVVRDAAQLALEMRGRYAPDLKADNTLVTQADREIEEFLRGRLATLAPDWAFLGEETGLEGDPEAPCWVIDPIDGTTNFVRGLPLWCVSVGAVHRGHAIWGSVAVPMQNEIFWAAEGEGAWHGALSGGEWTRLQVVDAPELMQEDLIGGNTTAERGVDFRGIPCRLRNLGSIAYHLTAVARGALLAGLMRQHKLYDIAAGMCLCHEAGCVARYLDGREWDAQVVAPKEPQPLIVAPPQAMEILLNKLTLI; translated from the coding sequence ATGAATCAACTTCCTTTCCAATCTGAAGATGCCGTTGCCGTCGTGCGCGATGCGGCGCAACTGGCGCTTGAAATGCGCGGCCGATACGCGCCCGACCTGAAAGCGGATAATACGCTGGTCACACAGGCCGACCGCGAAATTGAGGAGTTCTTGCGCGGCAGGCTTGCCACGCTTGCGCCCGACTGGGCTTTTCTGGGCGAAGAAACCGGACTCGAAGGCGATCCCGAAGCGCCGTGCTGGGTCATCGACCCGATTGACGGCACCACCAATTTCGTACGCGGTTTGCCGCTCTGGTGTGTTTCGGTTGGCGCCGTACATCGTGGGCACGCGATCTGGGGAAGCGTTGCGGTGCCGATGCAAAACGAAATCTTCTGGGCCGCTGAAGGCGAGGGCGCGTGGCATGGCGCGCTTTCAGGTGGTGAATGGACGCGGCTTCAGGTTGTCGATGCGCCCGAACTGATGCAAGAAGATCTCATCGGTGGAAATACGACAGCAGAGCGCGGCGTTGATTTTCGTGGTATTCCTTGCCGCTTGCGGAACCTGGGCAGCATTGCTTATCATCTCACAGCAGTGGCGCGCGGCGCGCTCCTCGCGGGATTGATGCGTCAGCACAAGCTTTACGACATCGCGGCAGGAATGTGTTTGTGCCACGAGGCAGGCTGCGTTGCGCGTTATCTCGATGGCCGCGAGTGGGATGCTCAGGTTGTCGCGCCGAAAGAACCGCAGCCGCTGATTGTTGCGCCGCCGCAGGCGATGGAAATTTTGCTGAACAAATTGACATTAATTTAA
- a CDS encoding response regulator, whose product MTTPLRFLHLEDNILDAELTLARLEDGGFLPKCVRVQTQRDYEAALSRETFDLILADYSLPSFDGFSALLIAREQCPETPFLFLSGALGEERAIETLKNGATDYVLKDNLDRLVPSVQRALREAQTERERRRAEASLQFLAEAGALLMSSLHIDTVFGDLVKLCVPRLAGICTAEIFDSSGNLQIIASTHEDPDQTAALLQYIRNHPCDLNAPNAGSAVLRDGRSVVVNSVQSGDISELLPDAAHRPAVENLQVRAFVLLPLQTRGRTLGLVTLVRTRNQTPFAPHEIELALNLAQRASLAADNALLLRESQDAVRARDEFLATVSHELRTPLNSILGWAHLVRVGGLSEEDAARAIETIERNAHVQSQLIDDLLDVSRVIAGKLSLSLETVNFARAARAALDALRPAAAAKSIFLEDMLDESAGEVVADANRLQQIVWNLLSNAIKFTPRGGNIRVELTRDDAFVTLSVCDSGDGIAAEFLPHVFDRFRQADSSSTRLHGGLGLGLAIVRHLTEVHGGMVEAKSAGLGCGSEFLVHLPRPTLAITPEHEKYFGTAAGEQAAKALDGMLILVVDDQSEARRLLKTVLEKAGAQVITASSAGLAYRLMQREPHLIISDIGMPGEDGYGFIRRVRESTEPWSKTPALALTTFARTEDRTRALAGGFQYFAVKPIDPFDLVRLAGELAKK is encoded by the coding sequence ATGACTACTCCGCTCCGTTTTCTCCACCTCGAAGACAATATTCTCGACGCCGAACTCACGCTCGCGCGACTGGAAGATGGCGGCTTCCTACCCAAATGCGTGCGCGTCCAAACGCAGCGCGATTACGAAGCGGCATTGTCCCGCGAAACATTTGACCTGATTCTCGCCGATTATTCCCTGCCTTCGTTCGATGGTTTTTCCGCTTTGCTTATCGCGCGCGAGCAGTGCCCTGAAACACCGTTTTTGTTTCTCAGCGGCGCACTCGGCGAGGAACGCGCCATCGAAACGTTGAAGAACGGCGCGACCGATTACGTTCTCAAAGACAATCTCGACCGTCTGGTTCCCTCGGTGCAGCGCGCGCTCCGCGAAGCCCAAACCGAGCGCGAGCGGCGGCGCGCTGAAGCCTCGCTGCAGTTCCTGGCCGAAGCCGGTGCGCTGCTGATGTCGTCGCTGCACATCGACACGGTTTTCGGCGATCTCGTCAAATTGTGTGTGCCCCGCCTCGCTGGCATATGCACCGCCGAGATTTTCGATTCGTCCGGCAATCTTCAAATCATTGCCTCGACCCACGAAGACCCCGACCAGACAGCTGCGCTGCTCCAATATATCCGCAATCATCCTTGCGATTTGAACGCACCGAACGCTGGCTCGGCTGTGCTGCGCGATGGCCGTTCGGTCGTCGTCAACAGCGTTCAGTCGGGCGATATTTCGGAGCTTCTGCCCGACGCCGCTCATCGTCCGGCGGTTGAAAATCTGCAAGTCCGTGCCTTTGTTCTTTTGCCACTGCAAACACGCGGGCGCACTTTGGGCCTGGTTACGCTTGTGCGCACTAGGAATCAGACACCATTTGCGCCGCACGAAATCGAACTGGCCCTGAACCTCGCGCAGCGCGCTTCGCTGGCCGCCGATAATGCTCTCTTGTTGCGCGAATCGCAAGATGCCGTGCGGGCGCGAGATGAGTTTTTGGCTACGGTTTCGCACGAATTGCGCACGCCACTCAATTCGATTCTGGGGTGGGCGCATCTGGTGCGCGTCGGCGGCCTGAGTGAAGAGGACGCCGCGCGCGCTATTGAAACCATCGAACGCAATGCGCATGTTCAATCGCAACTAATTGATGATTTGCTCGACGTTTCGCGCGTCATTGCCGGAAAACTTTCGCTTTCGCTGGAAACGGTCAATTTCGCGCGTGCGGCCCGCGCAGCCCTCGATGCGCTGCGTCCTGCAGCGGCAGCGAAAAGCATTTTTCTCGAAGACATGCTCGACGAAAGTGCGGGCGAGGTCGTCGCCGACGCAAACCGCCTGCAGCAAATCGTGTGGAATCTTCTTTCCAACGCGATCAAGTTCACGCCGCGCGGCGGCAATATTCGCGTGGAACTGACGCGCGACGACGCTTTTGTAACTTTAAGCGTGTGCGACTCCGGAGACGGCATCGCGGCGGAATTCCTGCCTCATGTTTTCGACCGCTTTCGTCAGGCCGATAGTTCCAGCACGCGCTTGCACGGCGGGCTTGGTTTAGGCCTCGCGATAGTGCGGCACTTGACGGAAGTTCATGGCGGCATGGTTGAAGCGAAATCTGCGGGATTAGGCTGCGGCTCGGAGTTTCTGGTTCATTTGCCCCGGCCGACGCTGGCGATCACGCCCGAACACGAGAAATATTTTGGCACAGCCGCCGGAGAGCAAGCCGCAAAAGCACTCGACGGAATGTTGATACTCGTGGTGGACGACCAATCGGAAGCGCGGCGTTTGCTGAAAACCGTATTGGAAAAAGCGGGCGCTCAGGTTATTACCGCAAGCAGCGCCGGTCTGGCCTATCGCTTGATGCAACGCGAACCACACCTGATTATCAGCGACATCGGAATGCCCGGCGAAGATGGCTATGGATTTATTCGCCGTGTCCGAGAATCCACCGAGCCGTGGTCGAAAACGCCGGCGCTCGCCCTCACAACCTTTGCGCGCACTGAAGACCGCACACGCGCACTGGCCGGTGGCTTTCAATACTTCGCTGTAAAACCGATAGACCCATTTGACCTTGTTCGTTTAGCAGGCGAACTCGCAAAAAAATAA
- a CDS encoding FtsX-like permease family protein — protein sequence MLFLARFLSVRYWMHHRGAFLLSALGVALGLAVFVAIQIANYSVLAAFSASFDAVAGKANLQISAGAGGLPDDLPARILRRGDTRVKALAPSISKTLYSPTLKTSILLLGVDLFSEADVRGLESNEATASGSRGAQQAPTRSGGFTELLLDPQAIAVSRALANRSGLRLGSEIEVYSGANRRMFRVARILDEATWQRAFGGDFALLDIAAAQENFGLLGKISQIDLVVDEAQIDALMTELERLAPRDAIVARPAQRGAQVADLLRAFQLNLAALSCISLFVGAFLVYNAIAIAVVRRRSEVGLLRATGAARSQITRLFLLEAAVIGFVGSIAGYFLGVLLARAALGAVAQTVSSLYLAVKAREIMVPLWLMWAAPLGGVSLAVVSALPAALEAGAVSPRAALSRAALHHTATRWALPVAGAGLFSLLIAFILCRPEIAGRSVFAGFASTFFTLGGWALMTPLLTLWGGKLAQRLTRRGGVESGLASSYLQRALARSSLVVAALMVSLAMTIGMAAMVGSFRGSVVQWVNSTISADLYIAPATGFAGDLGPGLPPEVVQFARAVPRLGALDSIRSTRAQIGNQPVQIAANELPALLTGDRKLAFKSTVLGARNAVEQFAQGKAILVSERFESLVGIGSGKSVELPTPSGARRFFITGVFYDYTPNECLIYVPQKVYQRLWRDSAIDGVALYFQNPAEMEGVITQLQRQFGPRFQLTLLRNSDLRNSVFDTFDQTFAVTYALQLVAILVAAIGIFDTLVALLLERSRELATLRAVGASGGQIVKTTLLEFALVGFFAWLIGAAAGLCLAWQLIFVINKQFFGWTILWDVPLVLLLQSLGLSLVASVGAGLLPALSAARRPIAPNLQTE from the coding sequence GTGCTTTTTCTCGCGCGGTTTTTATCGGTTCGCTACTGGATGCATCATCGGGGCGCGTTTTTGTTGTCCGCGTTGGGTGTTGCGCTCGGCCTCGCAGTTTTTGTGGCGATTCAAATCGCTAACTATTCGGTTCTCGCCGCATTTTCGGCGTCGTTCGATGCCGTTGCCGGCAAAGCGAATCTGCAAATTTCAGCGGGCGCGGGGGGCCTGCCCGACGATTTGCCCGCGCGTATCTTGCGGCGCGGCGACACACGCGTCAAAGCGCTCGCGCCATCCATTTCCAAAACGCTTTATTCGCCGACCCTGAAAACTTCCATTTTATTACTCGGCGTTGATTTATTTTCCGAAGCCGACGTGCGCGGGCTTGAATCAAACGAAGCAACAGCGTCTGGCTCGCGTGGCGCGCAGCAAGCGCCAACACGCAGCGGCGGCTTCACCGAATTGTTGCTTGATCCGCAGGCCATCGCGGTTTCGCGCGCTCTGGCAAATCGCTCAGGACTTCGCCTTGGCAGTGAAATCGAGGTTTATTCAGGCGCCAATCGACGGATGTTTCGTGTCGCGCGCATTTTGGACGAGGCGACGTGGCAACGCGCGTTTGGCGGCGACTTCGCCCTGCTCGACATCGCGGCGGCACAAGAGAATTTCGGGTTGCTCGGTAAGATTTCGCAAATCGATCTGGTTGTTGACGAAGCGCAAATCGATGCATTGATGACGGAACTCGAGCGCCTCGCGCCACGCGATGCAATTGTCGCGCGGCCTGCGCAGCGCGGCGCTCAAGTCGCCGATTTGCTGCGCGCCTTCCAACTCAACCTCGCGGCACTTTCTTGTATTTCACTTTTTGTCGGCGCTTTTCTGGTTTACAACGCCATCGCGATTGCCGTGGTGCGGCGGCGCAGCGAGGTCGGTTTGCTGCGCGCGACCGGAGCCGCCCGCAGTCAGATCACGCGGTTGTTTCTCTTGGAGGCTGCCGTTATCGGATTCGTCGGTTCTATCGCCGGATATTTTCTCGGCGTTTTGCTGGCGCGCGCGGCGTTGGGAGCTGTCGCACAAACGGTTTCGTCGTTATATCTTGCGGTGAAGGCACGCGAAATCATGGTGCCGCTCTGGTTGATGTGGGCCGCGCCACTTGGCGGCGTATCGCTCGCGGTCGTTTCGGCGTTGCCTGCCGCTCTCGAAGCCGGCGCTGTCTCGCCGCGCGCTGCTCTTTCTCGTGCGGCGCTGCATCACACGGCAACACGCTGGGCGTTGCCGGTTGCAGGCGCGGGGCTGTTCAGTCTGCTCATCGCTTTTATTTTGTGCCGCCCCGAAATCGCGGGCCGCTCGGTTTTCGCCGGTTTCGCATCCACTTTTTTCACCCTCGGCGGCTGGGCGCTGATGACACCATTGCTCACGCTGTGGGGCGGAAAACTGGCGCAACGCTTAACGCGACGCGGCGGAGTTGAATCGGGGCTAGCTTCCAGTTATCTTCAGCGCGCTCTGGCGCGGAGTAGCCTTGTTGTGGCAGCATTGATGGTTTCCCTGGCGATGACAATCGGCATGGCGGCGATGGTTGGCTCGTTTCGCGGATCGGTTGTGCAGTGGGTCAACAGCACGATTTCCGCCGACCTTTATATCGCGCCCGCGACCGGTTTCGCCGGCGACTTAGGACCGGGATTGCCGCCCGAAGTCGTGCAGTTCGCGCGCGCTGTGCCACGACTAGGCGCGCTCGATTCGATTCGCTCCACACGCGCGCAAATCGGCAATCAGCCCGTTCAAATCGCTGCGAACGAATTGCCCGCGCTTCTCACCGGCGATCGCAAACTTGCCTTCAAATCGACCGTACTCGGTGCGCGCAACGCCGTCGAACAGTTCGCACAAGGCAAGGCGATTCTGGTGTCCGAGCGTTTTGAATCGCTCGTGGGAATTGGTAGCGGGAAATCGGTGGAATTGCCGACGCCTTCAGGCGCACGCCGGTTTTTTATCACCGGGGTTTTTTACGACTACACGCCCAATGAATGTTTGATTTATGTGCCACAAAAGGTGTATCAGCGCTTGTGGCGCGATTCTGCTATTGATGGCGTGGCGTTATATTTTCAAAATCCCGCAGAAATGGAAGGCGTTATCACGCAGTTGCAGCGGCAATTCGGGCCACGCTTCCAGTTGACACTCTTGCGCAATAGCGATCTGCGAAATTCAGTTTTTGATACCTTTGACCAAACCTTCGCCGTTACCTACGCCTTACAGCTCGTGGCGATTCTGGTGGCTGCGATTGGCATTTTCGATACGCTTGTAGCCTTGCTTCTGGAGCGCTCCCGCGAACTCGCGACACTGCGGGCCGTGGGCGCGTCGGGTGGGCAAATCGTCAAAACAACTCTTCTCGAATTTGCGCTGGTCGGTTTTTTCGCGTGGCTTATCGGCGCAGCTGCCGGACTTTGCCTCGCGTGGCAACTAATTTTCGTTATCAACAAGCAATTCTTCGGCTGGACGATTTTGTGGGACGTGCCACTGGTTCTGCTACTGCAATCGCTTGGGCTTTCGCTCGTGGCTTCAGTGGGCGCAGGTTTGCTTCCGGCGCTGTCCGCAGCGCGACGCCCTATCGCACCAAATTTACAAACCGAATAG